The Vicia villosa cultivar HV-30 ecotype Madison, WI linkage group LG1, Vvil1.0, whole genome shotgun sequence genome includes a region encoding these proteins:
- the LOC131632459 gene encoding F-box/kelch-repeat protein At3g06240-like, with amino-acid sequence MKKLMYLPHELIIQILLRLPVKSLIRFKCVCKLWLTLVSDPHFAISHFQLNSATPNPRILIISTPASLVRSIDLEASLHDDSASAELNLNFIHPQSSVEIKGSCNGFIYDFASMCLWNPSNGVHRQIPSSPYNSNCFYYLDGFGANTWKEMEGIYLPYMNAGDNSRVGSLVNGAIHWVAFNSDTSMDVIVAFDLAERKLVEMFLPDDFNIDSNFYELWVFGEFLSLWVRGEDAVEIWVMKEYKVQSSWTMTLVLPMDDYFSPICCTIKGDIIGTGSTGLVKYDDKGQLLEHRSYGVVPHGSQVAMYVESLLSLPVDSV; translated from the exons ATGAAGAAGCTCATGTACCTTCCTCATGAATTGATTATTCAAATCTTGCTGAGGTTGCCGGTTAAGTCTCTTATTCGTTTCAAATGTGTTTGTAAGTTATGGTTAACACTTGTCTCTGATCCCCACTTTGcaatatcacattttcaacttAACTCTGCAACACCTAATCCTAGAATTCTAATCATATCAACTCCAGCTTCTCTAGTTCGGTCTATAGATTTAGAAGCATCGCTTCACGATGATTCTGCTTCTGCTGAACTCAACCTTAATTTTATACATCCCCAATCTTCTGTTGAAATTAAAGGTTCGTGCAATGGGTTCATATACGATTTTGCTAGCATGTGCCTATGGAATCCATCCAACGGTGTTCACAGACAAATACCCTCCTCCCCTTATAATTCCAATTGTTTTTATTATCTAGATGGTTTTGG AGCTAATACATGGAAAGAAATGGAGGGTATTTACCTCCCTTATATGAATGCGGGTGATAATTCCAGAGTAGGGTCTCTCGTTAACGGGGCTATTCATTGGGTGGCTTTTAATAGTGATACATCAATGGATGTTATTGTTGCCTTTGATTTAGCCGAAAGGAAACTTGTAGAGATGTTTTTGCCTGATGATTTTAACATTGATTCTAACTTTTATGAGTTGTGGGTATTTGGAGAATTTCTCAGCCTGTGGGTTAGGGGGGAGGATGCGGTTGAAATATGGGTTATGAAAGAATATAAAGTCCAGTCGTCATGGACTATGACTCTTGTTCTTCCAATGGATGATTACTTTTCCCCAATATGCTGTACAATCAAGGGTGATATTATTGGAACAGGTAGTACCGGATTGGTGAAATATGATGATAAAGGGCAGTTGCTAGAGCATCGCTCCTATGGTGTCGTTCCACATGGATCCCAAGTGGCCATGTATGTAGAGTCACTGCTTTCACTCCCTGTCGACAGCGTGTAA
- the LOC131632469 gene encoding primary amine oxidase-like, whose protein sequence is MKFDLLSILALIFSLQAVVSLTPLHFQHPLDPLTKQEFLEVQTIIRNKYPISNNKLAFHYIGLDDPEKDIVLKYETQSTHVTIPRKSFVIAIIHRKIHEIVIDLRLRSIVSDSVYKGYGFPILSADEQSLAIELPFKYPPFIASVYKRGLNLSEVLCSSFTIGWFGEEKNRRTVSINCFMKESTVNFYARPISGITIVADLDLMKIVEYHDRDIEAVPTAENTEYQVSKQSPPFGPKQHSLISHQPQGPGFQINGHSVSWANWKFHIGFDVRAGIVISLASVYDLDKHKYRRVLYKGYISELFVPYQDPTEEFYFKTFFDSGEFGFGLSTVSLIPNRDCPPHAQFIDTYIHSADGTPILLKNAICVFEQYGNIMWRHTEVDIPNEFIEESRTEVNLIVRTIATVGNYDSVMDWEFKASGSIKPAIALSGMIEIKGTNIKHTDEIKEDIHGKLVSANCIGIYHDHFYIYYLDFDIDGTHNSLEKTSLKTVRITDGSSKRKSYWTTETQTAKTESDAKITVGLAPAELVVVNPNIKTAVGNEVGYRLIPAIPAHPLLTEDDYPQIRGAFTNYNVWVTPYNRTEKWAGGLYVDHSRGDDTLAVWTKQNREIENKDIVMWHVVGIHHVPAQEDFPIMPLLSTSFELRPTNFFERNPVLKTLSPRDVAWPGCSN, encoded by the exons ATGAAATTTGATCTTCTCTCTATTCTTGCGTTAATCTTCTCACTCCAAGCAGTTGTATCTCTTACACCATTGCATTTTCAACACCCACTTGACCCTTTAACCAAACAAGAATTTCTAGAAGTTCAAACCATAATCCGAAACAAATATCCCATCTCAAACAACAAACTAGCTTTCCACTATATTGGCCTCGATGACCCTGAAAAAGATATTGTCTTAAAATATGAAACACAATCAACTCATGTAACAATTCCACGTAAATCTTTTGTCATTGCTATCATCCATAGGAAAATCCATGAAATAGTAATTGATTTAAGGTTGAGAAGCATTGTCTCTGACAGTGTTTATAAGGGATATGGTTTCCCTATCTTATCCGCTGATGAACAATCCCTAGCAATAGAGCTTCCATTTAAATATCCACCTTTTATTGCTTCAGTTTACAAGAGAGGATTGAATCTCTCAGAGGTGTTGTGTTCTAGTTTTACTATTGGATGGTTCGGtgaagagaagaatagaagaaCTGTGAGTATAAATTGTTTCATGAAAGAAAGTACTGTGAATTTCTACGCTAGACCAATTAGTGGAATCACAATAGTTGCTGATCTTGATCTTATGAAAATTGTTGAGTATCATGATAGAGATATTGAAGCAGTGCCAACAGCTGAGAACACAGAATACCAAGTTTCAAAGCAGAGCCCACCATTTGGACCGAAACAACACAGTCTCATTAGTCATCAACCACAAGGTCCAGGCTTCCAGATCAACGGCCATAGTGTTAG CTGGGCCAATTGGAAGTTTCATATAGGATTTGATGTACGAGCGGGTATTGTTATATCACTTGCTTCTGTTTACGATCTTGACAAGCATAAGTATCGTCGTGTTCTATACAAAGGCTACATTTCTGAACTTTTTGTACCTTATCAAGATCCAACTGAAGAATTTTACTTTAAAACCTTCTTTGATTCTGGAGAGTTTGGATTTGGTCTGTCTACGGTGTCCTTGATACCAAATCGTGATTGTCCACCGCATGCACAGTTCATTGATACATACATTCACTCAGCTGATGGTACCCCAATCTTGTTGAAGAATGCAATTTGTGTTTTTGAACAGTATGGAAATATCATGTGGCGTCACACTGAAGTTGACATTCCTAATGAATTC ATTGAAGAATCTAGAACAGAAGTGAACTTGATCGTAAGAACAATAGCGACTGTGGGAAACTATGACAGTGTTATGGATTGGGAGTTCAAAGCAAGTGGCTCCATCAAGCCAGCG ATAGCTCTATCGGGTATGATTGAAATTAAGGGAACAAATATTAAGCACACAGATGAGATTAAGGAAGATATACATGGTAAACTAGTGTCAGCAAACTGCATTGGAATTTACCATGACCATTTCTATATATACTAtcttgattttgatattgatggtACACACAACTCACTTGAGAAAACAAGTTTGAAGACTGTAAGAATCACAGATGGAAGTTCAAAGAGAAAGAGTTATTGGACTACTGAGActcaaactgctaagactgaatCAGATGCAAAAATCACAGTTGGACTTGCACCAGCTGAACTTGTTGTGGTTAATCCAAACATAAAAACCGCTGTTGGAAACGAAGTCGGTTATCGTTTGATTCCAGCAATTCCAGCTCATCCATTGTTAACAGAAGATGATTATCCACAAATACGCGGTGCATTTACAAATTATAATGTTTGGGTGACACCATATAATAGAACTGAGAAATGGGCTGGTGGACTCTATGTTGATCATAGTCGTGGCGATGATACTTTGGCTGTTTGGACTAAACA GAATAGAGAGATTGAGAACAAGGACATAGTGATGTGGCATGTAGTGGGAATTCATCATGTTCCAGCACAGGAAGATTTCCCCATAATGCCATTATTGAGCACTTCATTTGAGCTGAGGCCAACCAATTTCTTTGAGAGGAATCCAGTTCTTAAAACACTTTCACCAAGAGATGTTGCATGGCCTGGTTGCTCCAATTAA
- the LOC131632475 gene encoding uncharacterized protein LOC131632475, with amino-acid sequence MASSTFTNTISPHSYASKSPFPRFTTSRYLPIPTQLRNTNATRRFSLSCSSDSANTPIELRYPAFPTILDINQIRDILPHRFPFLLVDRVIEYNPGVSAVAIKNVTINDNFFPGHFPERPIMPGVLMIEALAQVGGLVMLQPEVGGSRENFFFAGIDKVRFRKPVIAGDTLVMRMTLIKLQKRFGIAKMEGKAYVGGEVVCEGDFLMATGNFERISRATSSPK; translated from the exons ATGGCATCCTCAACTTTTACTAACACCATCTCTCCCCATTCATATGCCTCCAAATCTCCATTTCCCAGATTCACCACCTCCAGATATCTGCCTATACCTACCCAGTTGAGGAACACCAATGCCACAAGACGATTTTCACTCTCTTGTTCTTCAGATTCCGCAAACACCCCAATTGAATTAA GGTACCCTGCATTTCCAACCATATTGGATATCAATCAGATTCGTGATATTCTACCACACAG GTTTCCATTTCTTCTAGTGGATAGAGTCATTGAATATAATCCTGGAGTTTCTGCAGTGGCTATTAAGAATGTAACCATAAATGATAACTTCTTTCCTGGACATTTTCCAGAAAGACCTATCATGCCTGGGGTACTCATGATTGAG GCACTGGCACAAGTAGGTGGCTTGGTTATGTTACAACCTGAAGTGGGAGGTTCTCGCGAGAATTTCTTCTTTGCCGGTATAGACAAAGTACGGTTTAGGAAGCCTGTGATTGCCGGAGACACCTTAGTTATGAGAATGACACTTATCAAACTGCAAAAGCGATTTGGAATAGCAAAGATGGAAGGGAAGGCATATGTTGGAGGCGAAGTTGTCTGTGAGGGTGACTTTTTGATGGCCACCGGGAACTTCGAGCGAATAAGTAGAGCGACCAGTTCGCCAAAATGA